One Gammaproteobacteria bacterium DNA segment encodes these proteins:
- a CDS encoding pyrroline-5-carboxylate reductase has product MNTDLKISFIGAGNMARSLIGGLINDHYPVENIVASDHDAQQCTQLSANMGVKTTIDNIEAAYGADIIVLAVKPQMIAGLCRQLEPHLTQSKPLIISIAAGIRCQALQNWLGASHAIVRTMPNTPSLVGAGAAALFATDVVSDAQRQQAESILRAVGVALWVDDESQMDAITALSGCGPAYFFLVMEIMQNIGEKMGLTAATARLLTLQTGYGATKMALESEMDCAELRRRVTSPGGVTERAINKLLDKKIDKLFTEALTTAQERSIEMANLLEKS; this is encoded by the coding sequence ATGAATACAGACCTCAAAATTAGTTTTATCGGAGCAGGCAACATGGCTCGCAGTCTGATTGGCGGGCTAATCAATGATCATTACCCTGTCGAGAATATTGTCGCCTCAGACCATGATGCGCAACAATGTACACAGCTTAGCGCCAATATGGGCGTAAAAACGACCATCGACAATATCGAAGCCGCTTATGGTGCTGATATTATCGTGCTGGCGGTGAAACCCCAGATGATAGCAGGTCTCTGTCGGCAACTAGAGCCGCACCTTACCCAGTCTAAACCACTTATTATTTCGATCGCTGCTGGCATTCGTTGTCAAGCCTTGCAAAACTGGCTAGGTGCATCACACGCAATCGTCAGAACCATGCCTAACACGCCGTCGCTGGTTGGCGCTGGCGCCGCAGCACTGTTTGCCACAGACGTCGTGTCTGATGCGCAACGCCAACAGGCAGAATCGATACTACGCGCTGTTGGTGTCGCACTTTGGGTTGATGACGAATCACAAATGGATGCCATTACTGCATTGTCAGGCTGCGGCCCTGCTTATTTCTTTTTGGTGATGGAAATTATGCAAAATATTGGCGAAAAAATGGGTCTGACGGCTGCAACAGCGCGCCTATTGACCTTACAAACGGGCTATGGCGCTACCAAAATGGCGTTGGAAAGCGAGATGGATTGCGCAGAGTTACGCAGACGGGTGACCTCACCCGGTGGCGTCACCGAACGTGCAATAAATAAACTTCTCGATAAAAAGATCGATAAGCTCTTTACTGAAGCGTTAACCACTGCGCAAGAGCGCTCTATCGAAATGGCGAATTTATTGGAAAAATCATGA
- the sufC gene encoding Fe-S cluster assembly ATPase SufC, with translation MLSIKDLHVSIDNKPILKGINLDVNAGEVHAIMGPNGSGKSTLSHILAGRDGYTIDSGSVTYKGQDLLALAPEERAWQGVFLAFQYPVEIPGVNNTYLLRAGLNAIRKHRGEDEISAVDFLKLVREKAKLVALDESFLNRSVNQGFSGGEKKRNEIFQMAVLEPSLAILDETDSGLDIDALRIVAEGINKLRNENRAFILITHYQRLLDHIQPDFVHVLADGKIQRSGDKTLALELEREGYAWLDTDTSLDNKAGAA, from the coding sequence ATGTTAAGTATAAAAGACCTGCACGTTAGCATTGACAACAAACCTATTCTTAAAGGCATTAACCTTGACGTTAATGCGGGTGAAGTCCATGCCATCATGGGGCCCAATGGCTCGGGCAAAAGCACTCTTTCGCACATACTGGCAGGCCGTGATGGCTACACCATCGACAGCGGTAGCGTTACCTATAAAGGGCAAGACTTATTAGCGTTAGCGCCAGAAGAGCGCGCCTGGCAAGGGGTCTTTCTTGCCTTTCAGTATCCGGTTGAAATTCCTGGCGTCAACAACACCTATCTACTTCGTGCTGGCCTGAATGCCATTCGCAAACACAGGGGCGAAGATGAAATCAGTGCCGTTGATTTTCTTAAACTTGTCCGTGAAAAAGCCAAATTAGTTGCCTTGGACGAAAGTTTTTTAAACCGTTCAGTCAATCAAGGTTTTTCTGGTGGCGAGAAAAAACGTAATGAGATTTTTCAAATGGCCGTACTGGAACCCAGCCTGGCCATCCTGGATGAAACCGATTCAGGTTTAGATATTGACGCACTCAGAATCGTTGCCGAAGGCATTAATAAACTGCGCAATGAAAACCGTGCCTTTATTTTAATTACCCATTACCAACGCCTGCTTGACCATATTCAACCCGACTTTGTTCATGTCCTCGCTGACGGTAAAATTCAACGTTCCGGTGACAAGACCCTTGCGCTTGAACTTGAACGTGAAGGCTATGCCTGGCTGGATACTGATACCAGCTTAGATAACAAAGCAGGCGCTGCATGA
- a CDS encoding homoserine O-acetyltransferase gives MPNETLGAFAADSVGLVKPSVIRFDQALLLECGKTLPSFEIIYETYGTLNAQHDNAILICHALSSDHHAAGYHSPSNKKPGWWETCIGPGKPIDTNKFFVVCSNNIGGCKGSTGPTSINPETNQAYGPDFPFVTVKDWVNTQAQLADRLNIDCWQAVIGGSLGGMQAMQWSIDYPERLKHCFIIAAAPHLSAQNIAFNEVARRAIITDPDFHDGHYCKHNTEPARGLMLARMLGHITYLSDDAMLAKFGRELKQGDYQFSYDVEFEVESYLRYQGEKFIGQFDANTYLLMTRALDYFDPARDYNNDLSAALSMTRARFHIISFTSDWRFAPARSREIIKALLDNNRDVSYAKITANQGHDAFLMDIPHYMEVLRANMRQLALPNNTHVTT, from the coding sequence ATGCCTAACGAAACCCTCGGCGCCTTTGCTGCTGACTCTGTTGGTCTTGTTAAACCCAGCGTCATCCGCTTTGATCAAGCACTTTTACTCGAATGCGGGAAGACACTACCTAGTTTTGAGATAATTTACGAAACCTACGGCACTCTCAATGCCCAGCATGATAATGCCATATTGATCTGTCATGCTTTGTCGAGCGACCACCATGCAGCAGGTTATCATTCCCCCAGCAATAAGAAACCAGGCTGGTGGGAAACTTGTATTGGCCCTGGTAAACCCATTGACACCAATAAATTCTTTGTCGTTTGCAGTAATAACATCGGCGGTTGTAAAGGCTCAACAGGCCCAACATCCATCAACCCTGAGACAAACCAAGCGTACGGCCCAGACTTTCCCTTTGTTACTGTTAAGGATTGGGTTAATACTCAAGCGCAGTTGGCAGACAGACTTAATATCGACTGCTGGCAAGCAGTGATTGGTGGCAGTCTTGGCGGCATGCAGGCCATGCAGTGGTCTATCGATTACCCTGAGCGACTCAAACATTGCTTTATTATTGCCGCAGCGCCACATTTGTCTGCGCAAAATATTGCCTTCAACGAAGTCGCACGGCGCGCTATCATTACTGACCCTGACTTCCATGATGGGCACTATTGCAAACATAACACCGAGCCAGCACGCGGTCTTATGCTGGCGCGCATGCTTGGCCACATCACCTATCTTTCTGATGATGCGATGCTGGCAAAGTTTGGCCGTGAATTAAAACAGGGTGATTATCAGTTTAGCTACGACGTAGAGTTTGAAGTGGAAAGTTATTTACGCTATCAAGGCGAGAAGTTTATTGGCCAATTTGATGCCAACACCTATCTATTGATGACCCGCGCACTCGACTATTTTGATCCCGCACGAGATTATAATAATGACTTGTCGGCCGCTCTATCCATGACCAGAGCACGCTTTCATATTATTTCCTTTACCAGCGACTGGCGTTTTGCACCGGCACGCTCACGCGAAATCATCAAAGCCTTGCTCGACAATAATCGTGATGTAAGCTATGCCAAAATTACTGCCAACCAAGGTCATGATGCATTTCTGATGGACATCCCCCACTACATGGAGGTGTTGCGCGCCAATATGCGTCAATTAGCCCTACCGAACAATACACATGTTACGACCTGA
- the sufD gene encoding Fe-S cluster assembly protein SufD, with translation MNAQAKQSLKQSLSWQTELVSMLDTLPGHDIDWLSQYRSNALDQFVKIGFPTRKTEAWKYVSTYAIAQITPQISPALSQSNLVDSAQIAQWRLDDCDEIVFVDGMYHAGLSSIPNSSSITIKNLAELLANSPIEAKALLSQASDEANDAPDTPDTFDALNQALLRDGVIITIADNSIIERPLHCLFVSTNTKQTITPINNWIFAGKNSQCSIVESYVGNDDTNNLTLSRTNIKLAANSELNHYRCQRESKLAYHLAELHVEQARDSRFNLYPIALGSAIARVNIQITLAEHNALCTVNGLYLTQDKQVSDCHIKMHHAVAHCTSNQLFKGVIDGASRAVFNGLILVDKDAQKTQADLSNRNLLLSKLADINTKPELEIYADDVKCSHGATIGQLDEQAIFYLQSRGVSREHARHLLMVAFINDVVDRISLDSLRKQIASLIIGRLPDSEFIREFA, from the coding sequence ATGAATGCCCAGGCAAAACAAAGCCTAAAACAAAGCCTGAGCTGGCAAACAGAGCTGGTATCTATGCTTGATACCTTGCCAGGACATGATATTGATTGGCTTAGCCAATATCGCAGCAATGCACTAGACCAGTTTGTTAAAATCGGTTTTCCCACACGCAAAACCGAAGCCTGGAAATACGTCTCAACATATGCCATTGCCCAGATCACGCCTCAAATTAGCCCGGCGCTATCACAAAGTAACCTCGTCGACAGTGCGCAAATCGCACAATGGCGTCTTGATGATTGCGATGAAATCGTCTTTGTTGACGGCATGTATCACGCTGGACTTTCCAGTATTCCTAACAGTTCAAGTATCACCATCAAAAACCTGGCCGAGCTATTGGCCAACTCACCTATTGAGGCCAAAGCACTGTTATCGCAAGCAAGTGATGAAGCCAATGATGCTCCTGATACCCCCGATACCTTCGATGCTTTAAATCAGGCATTACTACGCGATGGCGTTATCATCACTATTGCTGACAACAGTATTATCGAGCGACCACTGCATTGTTTGTTTGTCTCCACTAACACCAAGCAAACCATTACGCCCATCAACAACTGGATTTTTGCCGGTAAAAACAGCCAATGCAGCATCGTTGAAAGCTATGTCGGCAACGATGATACAAACAACCTGACCTTATCACGCACCAATATAAAGTTAGCAGCGAACAGTGAGTTAAACCACTATCGCTGCCAACGCGAATCAAAACTGGCCTACCATCTTGCCGAGTTACATGTCGAACAAGCACGTGACAGTCGTTTCAATTTGTATCCCATTGCTTTGGGCAGCGCCATAGCACGCGTCAATATACAAATCACACTGGCCGAACACAATGCGCTGTGTACAGTGAATGGCTTATATCTCACTCAAGACAAACAAGTGAGTGATTGCCATATAAAAATGCATCACGCAGTAGCGCATTGCACCAGCAATCAACTATTCAAAGGCGTTATAGATGGTGCTAGCCGTGCTGTTTTTAATGGCCTGATTTTAGTTGATAAAGATGCACAAAAAACGCAAGCCGATCTCAGCAATCGTAATTTATTGCTGTCAAAATTGGCCGATATCAACACTAAACCTGAACTTGAAATCTATGCCGATGATGTTAAATGCTCGCACGGTGCGACCATCGGCCAGCTTGATGAGCAAGCAATCTTCTATTTACAATCACGCGGCGTCTCACGTGAACATGCCAGGCATTTATTAATGGTTGCCTTTATTAATGATGTCGTTGATCGCATTAGCCTGGACTCGCTACGCAAACAAATCGCGTCACTGATTATCGGTCGCCTACCTGACAGCGAATTTATTCGGGAATTTGCCTAA
- the sufB gene encoding Fe-S cluster assembly protein SufB — translation MASTSNDVQAFVDKQYKHGFVTDIETDTLGAGLSEDVIRVISKKKGEPEFMLEWRLKAYRRWLTMSEPTWAHVRFEPIDYQDISYYSAPKLPGDGPKSLDEVDPKLLETYEKLGIPLLEQQMLAGVAVDAIFDSVSVVTTFKEKLRDAGVIFCPLSEAVHSHPELVKKYLGSVVPTGDNFFSTLNSAVFSDGSFVYIPKGVRCPMELSTYFRINEAKTGQFERTLIIAEEGSHVSYLEGCTAPMRDENQLHAAVVELIILDNAEIKYSTVQNWYPGDENGIGGIYNFVTKRALCAGVNSKVSWTQVETGSAITWKYPSCVLRGDNSVGEFYSVALTNNYQQADTGTKMIHLGKNTRSTIISKGISAGHGENSYRGLVRIAKTAEGARNYTQCDSLLIGDTCAAHTFPYMEVGHPSAQVEHEATTSKISEDQLFYCQQRGISEEDAVSMIVNGFCKTVFKELPMEFAVEAGKLLSVSLEGAVG, via the coding sequence ATGGCCAGCACCAGCAACGACGTACAAGCGTTTGTAGACAAACAATATAAACACGGTTTTGTCACTGATATTGAGACCGACACCCTTGGTGCCGGTCTCAGCGAAGATGTCATACGCGTCATCTCCAAGAAAAAAGGTGAACCCGAGTTTATGCTTGAGTGGCGCCTAAAAGCCTATCGCCGTTGGTTAACGATGAGCGAGCCGACCTGGGCCCATGTTCGCTTTGAGCCGATTGATTACCAAGATATCAGCTATTACTCGGCGCCAAAATTACCTGGCGATGGGCCAAAAAGTCTCGACGAGGTTGATCCCAAACTGTTGGAAACCTATGAAAAACTGGGTATTCCCTTGCTTGAGCAACAAATGCTCGCAGGTGTCGCAGTCGATGCCATATTTGACAGTGTCTCAGTGGTTACTACCTTTAAAGAAAAGCTGCGCGATGCCGGCGTCATCTTTTGCCCCTTGTCCGAGGCCGTGCACAGTCATCCAGAGTTAGTCAAAAAATATCTCGGCTCTGTCGTGCCGACTGGCGATAACTTTTTCTCGACACTGAATTCTGCCGTTTTCAGTGATGGCTCCTTTGTCTATATCCCTAAAGGCGTTCGTTGCCCGATGGAGCTATCGACTTATTTCCGTATTAACGAAGCCAAAACTGGTCAATTTGAACGCACACTGATCATCGCCGAAGAAGGCTCTCACGTCAGCTATCTCGAAGGTTGTACCGCGCCCATGCGTGACGAAAACCAATTACACGCTGCCGTCGTAGAATTAATTATTTTGGATAATGCCGAGATTAAATATTCCACTGTGCAAAACTGGTATCCGGGTGATGAGAACGGTATAGGCGGCATTTATAACTTCGTCACCAAACGCGCGCTGTGTGCCGGTGTTAATTCCAAAGTGTCGTGGACCCAGGTTGAAACTGGCTCTGCAATTACCTGGAAATATCCAAGCTGCGTGCTACGTGGTGATAATTCAGTAGGCGAATTTTATTCTGTCGCGCTAACCAATAATTACCAACAGGCCGATACCGGCACCAAGATGATTCACCTGGGTAAAAATACCCGCAGCACGATTATCTCCAAAGGTATTTCTGCCGGTCATGGTGAGAACTCCTATCGTGGGTTAGTCCGTATTGCCAAAACCGCCGAAGGCGCACGCAATTATACTCAGTGTGATTCACTATTGATTGGTGATACCTGCGCTGCCCATACGTTTCCTTACATGGAAGTGGGCCATCCAAGCGCCCAGGTAGAACACGAAGCCACCACATCAAAAATCAGCGAAGACCAATTGTTCTATTGCCAGCAACGCGGCATTAGTGAAGAAGATGCCGTCAGCATGATCGTTAATGGTTTTTGTAAAACCGTCTTTAAAGAACTGCCTATGGAGTTTGCTGTTGAAGCAGGCAAACTGCTTAGCGTCAGCCTCGAAGGCGCTGTTGGATAA
- the metW gene encoding methionine biosynthesis protein MetW translates to MLRPDLAIINDWINPDSRVLDLGCGDGTLLAHLIEHQHASGYGLEIEDDNISLCLNKGLNVLQINLDEGLADFNNNAFDYVIMTQALQAVSYPDKLLDEMLRVGGEVIVTFPNFGHWRSRMNIALQGRMPLSDSLPHAWYNTPNIRLCTLNDFEALCEKKSIRIAQRTVVNYAHRSTLAMRWLPNFFGEIALYRLKSR, encoded by the coding sequence ATGTTACGACCTGATCTCGCAATCATTAATGACTGGATCAACCCCGACAGTCGTGTACTGGATCTCGGCTGTGGTGACGGCACGCTACTGGCTCACCTTATCGAACATCAGCATGCTAGCGGTTACGGTCTTGAGATTGAGGATGACAATATCAGCTTGTGTCTCAACAAAGGGCTTAACGTGCTGCAAATCAACCTCGATGAAGGGCTGGCTGATTTCAATAATAATGCCTTTGACTATGTCATCATGACACAGGCTCTACAAGCGGTTAGCTACCCAGATAAATTACTGGATGAGATGTTGCGTGTCGGAGGCGAGGTCATTGTCACCTTCCCTAATTTTGGCCATTGGCGTAGCCGTATGAATATCGCATTGCAAGGTCGCATGCCGCTGTCCGATTCGCTGCCTCACGCCTGGTATAATACGCCGAATATCCGCCTTTGTACGCTGAACGATTTCGAAGCACTGTGTGAAAAAAAATCGATCCGTATTGCCCAACGCACCGTCGTCAACTACGCCCATCGCAGCACCCTTGCCATGCGTTGGTTACCCAATTTTTTTGGTGAAATCGCCCTGTATCGCTTGAAATCTCGATAG
- a CDS encoding YggT family protein, producing MTGNPFEQSAVLIISTIFSIYILAVMLRFIMQWARADFYNPLSQLLVKITNPPLKPLRRIIPGWGGIDFAAIVLMVILKVIEIGLVSTIKGLSFGVGILILTAASELVGLAIMLFIAMIIVSVILSWVGQGSQNPMVGLLHQMTEPVLSPFRRIIPPIGGLDLSPILAIVCLQIIKIFADWSLSNLATSF from the coding sequence ATGACTGGTAATCCCTTTGAACAATCAGCGGTGCTTATCATTAGCACCATTTTTAGCATCTACATTCTTGCGGTAATGCTGCGCTTTATTATGCAATGGGCGCGTGCGGATTTTTATAACCCACTTTCGCAATTGTTAGTCAAAATCACCAATCCACCACTGAAACCACTGCGCCGAATCATTCCTGGCTGGGGCGGTATTGACTTCGCCGCTATCGTTTTAATGGTCATTCTTAAGGTCATCGAAATTGGACTGGTTAGCACAATTAAAGGGCTTAGCTTTGGCGTAGGCATTCTCATCCTCACCGCCGCATCAGAACTGGTCGGACTCGCTATCATGCTTTTTATTGCAATGATTATCGTCTCAGTCATTCTTAGCTGGGTCGGCCAAGGCAGTCAAAACCCGATGGTTGGACTGCTACATCAGATGACTGAGCCTGTATTAAGCCCTTTTCGTCGAATTATCCCCCCCATTGGCGGTTTAGATTTATCGCCAATCCTCGCTATCGTCTGCCTGCAAATAATCAAGATCTTCGCTGACTGGTCGTTAAGTAACTTAGCCACATCCTTTTAA
- a CDS encoding dynamin family protein: MVATAHDLDDDRRINHFTRQMHAYDKWRQELLCALSDTRQWLDKYKLSSAELDLRIFENCQSLKSDKLTIAFAAEFSRGKSELINAIFFADYQQRLLPSDVGRTTMCPTEIFYDDVLKSAYIQLLPIETRLEDLSIEEYSHNRDYWHIIELDMQSPDQMADALQELAKVKSVTVDEAKALGLLTEEVDLETNIVTPQGHVEIPVWRHARISFPHPLLKQGLAILDTPGLNALGIEPELTISMLPKAEAVLFVLAADTGVTRSDLEMWRKHIAGYRKNGSDGLIAVLNKIDTLWDEMKSAEQIANTIDSQCRATAHVLGIEESRVLPVSAQKALVAKVKQDSDLLDASRIIELESYLANEILPGKQRIVWQKVVNDTGSILDDVANAKRTQIDYLIEQHQQLHTLGHKSTELSDQIAQKIQTAKKGYHRCITYTETTTSKLKLQARLIRETIDLNAMDYAVARTRKDMSSALTTLGLRQQISIFFDSVRDTMQVGMSQSDKMVKSFAVVYKHMEKDHGLAGIKLKPLNIVKHRNHLDKLYLQGAQWRDSADLTMTEQSLVIKKFFISMVSHVRGLFHDVREDIDKWVQESLRPITMHVDEMRQNMERHIEIFSKVSDSRTSMRDKLSMLEVKQSAAEQMIAELHELKARLTEAEPS, encoded by the coding sequence ATGGTGGCTACCGCACACGATCTAGATGACGATCGCCGCATCAATCATTTTACGCGGCAAATGCATGCCTATGACAAATGGCGGCAGGAGCTATTGTGTGCGCTGAGCGATACCCGTCAATGGCTTGATAAATACAAATTAAGCAGTGCTGAGCTAGATCTACGCATCTTTGAGAATTGCCAATCACTAAAGTCAGATAAGCTCACTATCGCCTTTGCGGCAGAGTTCTCACGTGGTAAAAGTGAACTCATCAATGCGATTTTCTTTGCTGATTATCAGCAGCGCTTATTACCGTCTGATGTCGGCCGTACAACAATGTGCCCTACCGAAATTTTTTACGATGACGTACTCAAAAGTGCTTACATTCAATTACTGCCCATCGAAACACGGCTTGAAGATCTCAGTATTGAGGAGTACAGCCATAATCGTGACTACTGGCATATTATCGAGCTCGATATGCAATCGCCTGATCAGATGGCCGACGCCTTACAAGAATTGGCCAAGGTCAAATCTGTCACTGTCGATGAAGCCAAAGCGCTCGGCCTGCTAACTGAAGAGGTCGACTTAGAGACCAATATAGTCACACCCCAAGGGCACGTTGAAATACCCGTCTGGCGCCATGCTCGAATCAGCTTTCCACACCCTTTGCTCAAACAAGGCCTGGCCATTCTCGATACACCCGGGCTCAATGCCTTAGGTATTGAACCAGAGCTCACTATCAGCATGCTGCCAAAAGCAGAGGCTGTGTTATTCGTCCTCGCCGCAGACACAGGTGTTACACGTAGTGACCTTGAAATGTGGCGCAAACATATTGCTGGTTACCGCAAAAATGGCAGTGACGGACTTATTGCCGTACTCAATAAAATCGACACGCTATGGGACGAAATGAAGTCAGCAGAGCAAATCGCTAACACTATCGATAGCCAATGTCGTGCCACTGCCCATGTATTAGGTATTGAAGAATCACGTGTGCTACCCGTCTCCGCGCAAAAAGCCCTGGTGGCAAAGGTCAAACAAGATAGCGACCTGCTCGATGCCAGTCGAATTATTGAACTTGAAAGCTATCTGGCTAACGAAATCTTGCCTGGCAAGCAGCGTATTGTCTGGCAAAAAGTGGTTAATGACACTGGCAGCATTCTCGATGATGTGGCGAATGCAAAACGCACACAAATCGACTACTTAATTGAGCAACATCAACAATTGCATACACTCGGCCATAAAAGCACTGAACTTTCAGATCAAATCGCACAAAAAATTCAGACAGCCAAAAAGGGCTACCATCGCTGTATCACCTACACAGAAACCACCACAAGCAAGCTTAAATTACAAGCCAGGTTGATACGTGAGACTATTGATCTTAATGCAATGGACTACGCTGTTGCCCGTACACGTAAAGACATGTCTAGCGCTCTCACTACGCTTGGCTTGCGCCAACAGATCAGTATCTTTTTTGATAGTGTGCGCGACACCATGCAAGTCGGCATGAGCCAAAGTGATAAAATGGTCAAAAGCTTTGCAGTCGTCTATAAACACATGGAAAAAGACCATGGTTTAGCCGGTATCAAGCTTAAACCACTCAATATAGTCAAACACCGCAATCATCTTGATAAGCTTTACTTACAAGGGGCACAGTGGCGAGATAGTGCTGACCTCACCATGACCGAGCAAAGTCTGGTTATTAAAAAATTCTTTATCTCCATGGTCAGCCATGTCCGTGGCTTGTTCCATGATGTACGCGAAGACATCGATAAATGGGTGCAAGAATCGCTACGCCCCATCACCATGCATGTTGATGAAATGCGTCAAAACATGGAACGCCATATTGAGATATTCTCAAAAGTTAGCGACTCAAGAACATCGATGCGCGACAAATTGAGCATGCTGGAAGTCAAGCAAAGCGCCGCAGAACAAATGATAGCTGAATTACACGAACTCAAAGCGCGCCTAACTGAAGCCGAACCGAGCTAA